From Fundulus heteroclitus isolate FHET01 chromosome 14, MU-UCD_Fhet_4.1, whole genome shotgun sequence, the proteins below share one genomic window:
- the LOC105921056 gene encoding protein NLRC3 isoform X1, translating into MSDKTRRKRLATQNGSANGSSGPTVSPQENEDKSTGPSCVSVKSARSMLLPYNFREDRSTCQKIRLKQASCSACKDVLTDPVSFRCGHLSCKQCASLGSDQVKSPIDSPCSECGAKWLKDTGNIVFLEAKKNFKELMKDKFTFTSEGNGDHHSSLQSIYTTLIITPGGNDGPNEEHEYRQLKNTQRDQPLSDSSVSLSEIFKLGPDQEKPNRTVLTKGIAGIGKSFAVQKFILDWAEEKANQEVDFVFSLAFRELNLSKGEKSLHALLTEFHRALQHLKDYQSYAKSKIIVILDGLDESRHQLDFENSTRVTSLNAVTSIGGLVVNLIQGNLLPDANIWITSRPAAASQIPEEYVDMVTEIRGFTDAQKVEYFQRRFRDDSGLTDRITTHIQSSQNLDIMCQIPVFCWISAVLFQEVFDKKEETEIPQTLTELMAYFLFAQIKRRSRKYDRNPEKNREKLLKTHREFLLKLGKLAFVQLQENKLIFYEEDLEGYGIDIAEASIYSGLCNTVLREEDVFSQKKIFFFVHLTLQEFFAALHVYECLKTKKTNKLRDFLSLEDKDLSLLDLLKMTVDKVLEKKNGHLDFFLRFLLGLMVEPNQRFLQGLLTPLDPCEDTDRKILTYLRSIRRKTLSPDSCINIFQTMIEMGDHKVKDEIQDYLKLSDRSKMELAPLQCSALAHMLQISKNDLDILDLKSYNTSDDGRRRLIPAVRSSKKAVLANCNVTVHWMEHLALALKFSHSALRDLDLSNNDLKDSGVELLCDGLSSNSCKLETLRLSGCLVTEKGCDYLVSALQSNPSHLMELDLSYNHPGDSGSKRLYHLRDDPRYRLSILNLNYGGSPRLKAGIRKYACEFTFSPDAAHHHLVLSEGNRKVTWVEGDPPPNPTESSDQHQQVLCDQGLTGRHYWEVEVSGSLSIGVTHKGTIVKEKTDGFRMGHNEDSWCLVCSDDGFYVLHHNNRADVPSLRTSRLGVYLDWPAGTLSFYRVSSDSLIHLHTFTMAFKEPLYPAVELNIQSSAVFCQPK; encoded by the exons ATGTCTGACAAGACGAGGAGGAAGAGACTTGCAACACAGAACGGATCCGCTAATGGCTCATCAGGGCCAACAGTCAG TCCACAGGAGAATGAAGACAAGTCAACAGGTCCCAGCTGTGTCTCTGTTAAGAGTGCCAGGTCCATGCTTTTGCCATATAACTTTAGGGAAGACAGATCCACATG TCAAAAAATCCGTCTGAAGCAAGCCAGCTGTTCAGCATGCAAAGATGTTTTAACGGATCCagtaagcttcaggtgtggacaCCTGTCATGTAAGCAGTGTGCGAGTTTGGGTTCGGATCAGGTTAAATCACCAATAGACTCCCCCTGCTCAGAGTGTGGAGCGAAATGGCTTAAAGACACAG GAAACATTGTCTTTTTGGAAgcaaagaagaattttaaagaaCTGATGAAAGACAAATTTACTTTCACATCTGAAGGTAATGGTGACCATCATAGCTCCCTCCAAAGTATCTACACAACACTGATCATCACCCCTGGAGGGAATGATGGACCAAATGAAGAACATGAGTACAGACAGCTCAAAAACACTCAGAGAGATCAGCCATTGTCTGACAGTTCAGTCAGTCTCAGTGAGATCTTCAAATTGGGACCTGACCAAGAGAAACCCAACAGAACAGTCCTGACGAAGGGAATTGCAGGCATTGGAAAATCATTTGCAGTTCAGAAGTTCATCCTTGACTGGGCCGAGGAGAAAGCAAACCAAgaggttgattttgttttcagtCTTGCTTTCCGAGAATTGAATTTGAGTAAAGGAGAGAAAAGTCTCCATGCGCTGCTGACTGAGTTTCACCGAGCTCTCCAGCATCTAAAAGATTACCAGAGTTATGCCAAATCTAAGATTATAGTGATCCTCGATGGTCTGGATGAAAGCAGACATCAGCTGGACTTTGAAAACTCAACCAGGGTAACTTCTCTTAACGCTGTAACATCTATAGGGGGTCTTGTTGTGAACCTGATCCAGGGTAACCTCCTTCCTGATGCCAACATCTGGATAACTTCCCGTCCAGCAGCAGCCAGTCAGATCCCTGAAGAATATGTCGATATGGTGACAGAGATAAGAGGGTTCACCGATGCTCAGAAAGTCGAATATTTCCAAAGGAGATTTAGAGATGATTCTGGTCTCACTGACAGAATAACAACTCACATTCAGTCCTCACAAAACCTTGACATTATGTGCCAGATCCCAGTCTTCTGTTGGATTTCTGCCGTCTTATTTCAGGAAGTTTTTGACAAAAAGGAAGAGACAGAAATCCCCCAAACTCTGACAGAGTTAATGGCATATTTCCTCTTTGCTCAGATAAAACGAAGAAGCAGAAAGTATGACAGGAACCctgagaaaaacagagagaagctCCTGAAGACTCACAGAGAATTTCTTCTGAAACTCGGGAAGCTAGCATTTGTCCAGCTTCAAGAAAACAAACTCATCTTCTACGAGGAAGATCTGGAAGGCTATGGCATTGACATAGCAGAAGCATCCATCTACTCTGGTTTATGTAACACAGTTCTACGGGAAGAGGATGTCTTCTCCCAGAAAAAGATCTTCTTCTTTGTGCATCTTACTCTTCAAGAGTTCTTCGCAGCTCTGCATGTCTAcgaatgtttaaaaaccaagaAAACCAACAAGCTTAGGGACTTCCTGTCTTTGGAGGACAAAGACCTTTCTTTACTTGATCTTTTAAAGATGACAGTTGACAAAGTGCTGGAGAAGAAGAACGGCCACTTAGACTTTTTCTTGCGATTCCTACTTGGCCTGATGGTTGAACCAAACCAGAGATTCCTTCAGGGTCTGTTGACTCCACTTGACCCATGTGAAGATACGGACAGGAAAATCCTAACTTATCTACGATCTATTCGAAGAAAAACCCTGTCTCCAGACAGCTGCATCAACATCTTCCAGACCATGATTGAAATGGGAGATCACAAAGTCAAAGATGAAATTCAGGACTATCTCAAACTGTCTGACCGCTCAAAAATGGAACTGGCTCCTTTGCAATGCTCGGCTTTGGCCCACATGCTGCAGATCTCCAAGAATGATCTGGATATACTGGATCTGAAGAGCTACAACACATCAGATGATGGCAGAAGGAGGCTGATACCAGCTGTGAGGAGCAGCAAAAAAGCTGT GCTGGCCAATTGCAATGTTACGGTGCATTGGATGGAGCATCTGGCCTTAGCCCTTAAGTTTTCCCACTCAGCTTTGAGGGATCTCGACTTGAGCAACAATGACCTAAAGGATTCAGGGGTGGAGCTCCTTTGTGACGGACTCTCCAGTAACTCTTGCAAACTGGAGACACTAAG GTTGTCTGGTTGTCTGGTCACGGAGAAAGGCTGTGATTATCTGGTCTCGGCTCTGCAGTCCAACCCTTCCCACCTGATGGAgctggacctgagctacaaccATCCAGGAGACTCTGGAAGCAAGCGGCTCTATCATCTCAGGGATGATCCACGATACAGGCTCAGCATTCTCAA CCTAAACTATGGTGGGAGTCCCAGACTGAAGGCTGGCATCAGGAAAT ATGCCTGTGAATTCACTTTCAGCCCTGATGCAGCACACCACCACCTGGTTTTGTCTGAAGgaaacaggaaggtgacatggGTGGAGGGGGATCCTCCTCCTAATCCCACAGAAAGCTCTGATCAACACCAGCAGGTGCTTTGTGATCAGGGCCTGACAGGCCGCCACTACTGGGAGGTGGAGGTCTCCGGATCCTTAAGCATTGGGGTCACACATAAGGGAACCATCGTCAAAGAGAAGACGGACGGTTTCAGGATGGGGCACAATGAAGATTCTTGGTGTTTGGTTTGTTCTGATGATGGTTTCTACGTTTTGCACCACAACAATAGAGCAGACGTGCCTTCCCTTAGAACCAGTCGGTTGGGGGTGTATCTTGACTGGCCTGCTGGTACCCTGTCTTTCTACAGAGTTTCCTCTGACAGTCTGATCCACCTTCATACGTTCACAATGGCTTTTAAAGAACCTCTCTATCCTGCAGTTGAACTTAACATCCAGTCATCAGCTGTATTCTGTCAACCAAAGTAA
- the LOC105921056 gene encoding protein NLRC3 isoform X2 produces the protein MKDKFTFTSEGNGDHHSSLQSIYTTLIITPGGNDGPNEEHEYRQLKNTQRDQPLSDSSVSLSEIFKLGPDQEKPNRTVLTKGIAGIGKSFAVQKFILDWAEEKANQEVDFVFSLAFRELNLSKGEKSLHALLTEFHRALQHLKDYQSYAKSKIIVILDGLDESRHQLDFENSTRVTSLNAVTSIGGLVVNLIQGNLLPDANIWITSRPAAASQIPEEYVDMVTEIRGFTDAQKVEYFQRRFRDDSGLTDRITTHIQSSQNLDIMCQIPVFCWISAVLFQEVFDKKEETEIPQTLTELMAYFLFAQIKRRSRKYDRNPEKNREKLLKTHREFLLKLGKLAFVQLQENKLIFYEEDLEGYGIDIAEASIYSGLCNTVLREEDVFSQKKIFFFVHLTLQEFFAALHVYECLKTKKTNKLRDFLSLEDKDLSLLDLLKMTVDKVLEKKNGHLDFFLRFLLGLMVEPNQRFLQGLLTPLDPCEDTDRKILTYLRSIRRKTLSPDSCINIFQTMIEMGDHKVKDEIQDYLKLSDRSKMELAPLQCSALAHMLQISKNDLDILDLKSYNTSDDGRRRLIPAVRSSKKAVLANCNVTVHWMEHLALALKFSHSALRDLDLSNNDLKDSGVELLCDGLSSNSCKLETLRLSGCLVTEKGCDYLVSALQSNPSHLMELDLSYNHPGDSGSKRLYHLRDDPRYRLSILNLNYGGSPRLKAGIRKYACEFTFSPDAAHHHLVLSEGNRKVTWVEGDPPPNPTESSDQHQQVLCDQGLTGRHYWEVEVSGSLSIGVTHKGTIVKEKTDGFRMGHNEDSWCLVCSDDGFYVLHHNNRADVPSLRTSRLGVYLDWPAGTLSFYRVSSDSLIHLHTFTMAFKEPLYPAVELNIQSSAVFCQPK, from the exons ATGAAAGACAAATTTACTTTCACATCTGAAGGTAATGGTGACCATCATAGCTCCCTCCAAAGTATCTACACAACACTGATCATCACCCCTGGAGGGAATGATGGACCAAATGAAGAACATGAGTACAGACAGCTCAAAAACACTCAGAGAGATCAGCCATTGTCTGACAGTTCAGTCAGTCTCAGTGAGATCTTCAAATTGGGACCTGACCAAGAGAAACCCAACAGAACAGTCCTGACGAAGGGAATTGCAGGCATTGGAAAATCATTTGCAGTTCAGAAGTTCATCCTTGACTGGGCCGAGGAGAAAGCAAACCAAgaggttgattttgttttcagtCTTGCTTTCCGAGAATTGAATTTGAGTAAAGGAGAGAAAAGTCTCCATGCGCTGCTGACTGAGTTTCACCGAGCTCTCCAGCATCTAAAAGATTACCAGAGTTATGCCAAATCTAAGATTATAGTGATCCTCGATGGTCTGGATGAAAGCAGACATCAGCTGGACTTTGAAAACTCAACCAGGGTAACTTCTCTTAACGCTGTAACATCTATAGGGGGTCTTGTTGTGAACCTGATCCAGGGTAACCTCCTTCCTGATGCCAACATCTGGATAACTTCCCGTCCAGCAGCAGCCAGTCAGATCCCTGAAGAATATGTCGATATGGTGACAGAGATAAGAGGGTTCACCGATGCTCAGAAAGTCGAATATTTCCAAAGGAGATTTAGAGATGATTCTGGTCTCACTGACAGAATAACAACTCACATTCAGTCCTCACAAAACCTTGACATTATGTGCCAGATCCCAGTCTTCTGTTGGATTTCTGCCGTCTTATTTCAGGAAGTTTTTGACAAAAAGGAAGAGACAGAAATCCCCCAAACTCTGACAGAGTTAATGGCATATTTCCTCTTTGCTCAGATAAAACGAAGAAGCAGAAAGTATGACAGGAACCctgagaaaaacagagagaagctCCTGAAGACTCACAGAGAATTTCTTCTGAAACTCGGGAAGCTAGCATTTGTCCAGCTTCAAGAAAACAAACTCATCTTCTACGAGGAAGATCTGGAAGGCTATGGCATTGACATAGCAGAAGCATCCATCTACTCTGGTTTATGTAACACAGTTCTACGGGAAGAGGATGTCTTCTCCCAGAAAAAGATCTTCTTCTTTGTGCATCTTACTCTTCAAGAGTTCTTCGCAGCTCTGCATGTCTAcgaatgtttaaaaaccaagaAAACCAACAAGCTTAGGGACTTCCTGTCTTTGGAGGACAAAGACCTTTCTTTACTTGATCTTTTAAAGATGACAGTTGACAAAGTGCTGGAGAAGAAGAACGGCCACTTAGACTTTTTCTTGCGATTCCTACTTGGCCTGATGGTTGAACCAAACCAGAGATTCCTTCAGGGTCTGTTGACTCCACTTGACCCATGTGAAGATACGGACAGGAAAATCCTAACTTATCTACGATCTATTCGAAGAAAAACCCTGTCTCCAGACAGCTGCATCAACATCTTCCAGACCATGATTGAAATGGGAGATCACAAAGTCAAAGATGAAATTCAGGACTATCTCAAACTGTCTGACCGCTCAAAAATGGAACTGGCTCCTTTGCAATGCTCGGCTTTGGCCCACATGCTGCAGATCTCCAAGAATGATCTGGATATACTGGATCTGAAGAGCTACAACACATCAGATGATGGCAGAAGGAGGCTGATACCAGCTGTGAGGAGCAGCAAAAAAGCTGT GCTGGCCAATTGCAATGTTACGGTGCATTGGATGGAGCATCTGGCCTTAGCCCTTAAGTTTTCCCACTCAGCTTTGAGGGATCTCGACTTGAGCAACAATGACCTAAAGGATTCAGGGGTGGAGCTCCTTTGTGACGGACTCTCCAGTAACTCTTGCAAACTGGAGACACTAAG GTTGTCTGGTTGTCTGGTCACGGAGAAAGGCTGTGATTATCTGGTCTCGGCTCTGCAGTCCAACCCTTCCCACCTGATGGAgctggacctgagctacaaccATCCAGGAGACTCTGGAAGCAAGCGGCTCTATCATCTCAGGGATGATCCACGATACAGGCTCAGCATTCTCAA CCTAAACTATGGTGGGAGTCCCAGACTGAAGGCTGGCATCAGGAAAT ATGCCTGTGAATTCACTTTCAGCCCTGATGCAGCACACCACCACCTGGTTTTGTCTGAAGgaaacaggaaggtgacatggGTGGAGGGGGATCCTCCTCCTAATCCCACAGAAAGCTCTGATCAACACCAGCAGGTGCTTTGTGATCAGGGCCTGACAGGCCGCCACTACTGGGAGGTGGAGGTCTCCGGATCCTTAAGCATTGGGGTCACACATAAGGGAACCATCGTCAAAGAGAAGACGGACGGTTTCAGGATGGGGCACAATGAAGATTCTTGGTGTTTGGTTTGTTCTGATGATGGTTTCTACGTTTTGCACCACAACAATAGAGCAGACGTGCCTTCCCTTAGAACCAGTCGGTTGGGGGTGTATCTTGACTGGCCTGCTGGTACCCTGTCTTTCTACAGAGTTTCCTCTGACAGTCTGATCCACCTTCATACGTTCACAATGGCTTTTAAAGAACCTCTCTATCCTGCAGTTGAACTTAACATCCAGTCATCAGCTGTATTCTGTCAACCAAAGTAA